In Planctobacterium marinum, the DNA window TTCTGATGCCGTAGTTGAACTGTACAACTTGCAAAATTTGTCCGCCGACGTTAGGCACAGACGATAACTCTCTACCCACTGCTACGGTAGCACTGCCCCTGTTGTCTTCTGGCCTGTGGAAGAAAAAAGTATTTTCGTTGAATTCAATACGGATGCGATTTTGCGCTAATAAATTGGCGACCAGTGCATACAACTCGTTTTGCGACATTGGATTTTGAACATTCAATGTCACCGGAGTGGCGTCGGCTTTTAATCCATTGTCAATGACGTAATTAGTTTTAAACAAATCACCAAAGACATAATGAATAAAATCTGTAACGGGCATATCGTTTGCCGATATGCGAATATCCTCCGATTTTCCGAAAACATTTTGTGCCGCTTTTTCAGCCATATTGGTATTGTGTTGCGCAATAGGCTGCAGTCGGGTAAACCCTTGTTTATTTCCAGCAATGGTCTCTTCTGAATCGCCAACCGTGTTCTCTTCTCCGGCAAAGCCAGACTCACCTTCAAGCAACGACTTTTTCAGATAATAAATTCGTTCATCAGAATTAGCGCCCTTTTCCTGTGTGGTTTGACACGCGGTTAATGATAAGAGCAAAAGGGTAATAAACGAAATGCGTTTAGAATTGGAGCCATTCATTTATGTGTTCCTTGGTTTAAAGAGGTTTAAAATAATGTTATTTCCTTGCGTATCACTTAATGCTACCTGAGTCTGTGAAGTGATACTTAACGTAAGGTGTTTGTATTGCTCACCAGCAGCCAGCTTTAAAGTGTTTGCTTTACGGCTGGCAAAATTAATCACCTGTAAGACAGCAAACTTGTTCTGGTTTTCCTGTACGATGGCAAGCAGACCAATCTGATGCTCATCGTCGAGCCGTGAAAACATCGGTTTTAAGGTCTTATCAACTGGAGGTGGAGCTTTGGCAGCCTCGGCAGCAAGCGCCGCCTGTTTGGCAGCTTCGGCCTGTTGTTTCGCAATTTCATCCTGGCTGGGGGGCTTGGGTGCAATAGCCAATAACCTTTCACTCAACTGTTCAGCAGACCAAGACTCTCTAATCTCAATGGGCTGTAAAGCCAACGCCTCCGGTAAAGCAGACTGTGACTCGGATGGTATCTCTGCGCCGTTTTCATGTATCAAAAAAACCAACAGTAACCCTATCAATGTGGCTAGCGCCATCTGCTTATAATTAATTGCTGCTATCATTTTCAATCCATACATTCACATTGAACGAGAGTCCACCCCTTATACGGCCTATCAGAGATGTATCGCCGGTCCTTCTTGAGTAAAAAAAGTTCATTTTATCTAGCAGCAACCAGCTTTTTCCTTCCAGATCACTTTGCAGTGCCACCCAGTCAGAGGGGTAGGCTTCGATAAAAATTTCAATCTTGTGGTGTAATTGCTCTTTACCATCGGGTTCTACCCAGCTGATGCGATTTATTTTAACATCGTGTTTCTCAGCAGATTTCTCAACAATGCCCTGAATGGCAAGGGTGGCCATTTGCATGGAATCAGCAGTAAAGGCAAGTTGGGTTATCGAACTCAAGTAGCTATCCACTTCAGCCAATTGCGCCTCTAAAGGAGCTCGAGCCTGTAATAGCGCCTGTTCTTTTTGCGCTTTTTGTTGTTCCGCTATCACACTTATCCGCTGTGTATCGAGCCAGTCAAAAGCAGGAACGACCAAAAACTGTAAGACCGCTAATACGGCGACAATCATTAACAAAGTTTGTTGCCTAGACATTGTTCACTCCTGAATCTATCGCCACTAGCAGTCTCACACTTTGTTTGCCCTGAAGACTCGTGATATCACCATCCATGCTGACATTCCTTACCCCGGGAAAAGATCTGATCTGTTTAATGGTTTCTGTAGCTGAAGGCGTCAATACAGTAATGCCTGCCTCACCGTCCTGATATAGCAATCCCCCCACAGAGACACCATTGTCCAGTAACCCGGTGATGATGTTCCACATGAGTTGTCCGGACAGGTCTGAGCTAGCGCTACTTTTGATTTCATCTGCCAAAGCAATTTTCTCAGCCAACTGTTTTTTAAGTTGAATGACTTCTCTCACCTCTGCAGACTCAATATTGCTCTGGGAAAACGACTCGTGCCATTTTAAATGGCCAAACAACATTAACCAATAGAGCAACACTGAACAGGTTAATCCCGCAGCGACGGAAGGAAAATGAAAACGTTTAAGCAGTTCGTTGGCGAGCACCTGTCCCTTCATCAAGGACACAAGATAGTGTTTGGGTATTTCGGTAACCTGCTGCTGTAATATAGCGAAATATTCTTCTTGGGTCAGTTTTTTTCTCTGTGCGACCTTGCCAACGCCGGAGGATAACAAAAACATGTCGGGATCAGCGTACAAGCCCGCACCATTCGAGGAAACGATGTTTTCCCCTTTGCGCGCAATATTCAAGGTATTCCCCAATCGCGACACTGTGACCAACTCACCCATATTAACAAAGGTCGCCAACATGGTTTCAGGGATAAACAAGCAGAGGTTATTTCTGACGTATTCTTCAGCAGTTTTATCAAACAGGAAAAACTTCACCGTTGTGGAAGTCAATGCATTGTTGTGTAGATGGACCATTTTGAGTTGTGTGTACTCATTATTGATAATATTTCTGACGTCATTTTGGTCGGGAACCGGATATTCCTTTTCAAACTCTTGATAGTGCTCTCTGCCAATCAATACAATGGGCAAGCTAAACCTGCTGATGCGATTTTTACTATTCAGCGTATCTCTGGTGGCCAGCTTTTGTACTTTGCCAGCTGTAAATATGAACATGTTGTTCTTGCAATAAATATGCAACGGATTCATTTTGTTGTTAGACCTATTTCAATAATGGGGATGTCATTCCCGGGTTGTAATTGAAAATAACGACCTCTAGAAACATGCGAATCTTTTCTGTCATGTCTGTCTGAAGTAATTTTTACCCGAGCCATAGTACCCGGCGGAAACACACTTGCTTCCTGTAACCCATCGATCTGGTTTACTGTATCTCTACTGAACTCTCTGCTCTCTCGTAATTCAGCAATACGCTGTGCAGTTAACTCACCGAAGACTTTGGAAAGTAGCCCGTCAGGCGCAGTACCCACGTTAAAAAAACCAGTGGGGAGATTTGTCAGGTAAGTTAAATCGGTTCCTTCGAGCCCCGGTAAAAGCAACACTTCTTCTATATAAGGTATTCTGGCGTTGCGCATTTGTGCTGACGCCACCCCATAGTCATCCATACCTTGCCACTTTCTTATGGTGTTTAGTTGATTGGCATTACCATTCAGGTACTTGTCCCACCCAATTCCAATAAAGCTAGTTGATAACAACCCAGCCATATCTTGTATTTCCACCGTCAGGTCAGCCTCAACCCGTTGCGGCTCGCCAAAAAAACCAAGTGAGCGGTCTAGTGCCTGAATATCAAAGTCCACTCTGCTCTGGGTGAGTAGTGCAAACTGAATATGTGCCATGGCAGACTGTATTTTGGTTTCCGCACCAGCTTTGTGTTTTAGCTCAGTTGCTATTTCGACGGCATTATTGGCCTTACTACTCAGTTGTACCACCAACAACATTAACACTGTGGAAATGAGTAAAACCTGAACGAGCGCTATTCCTTGTTGCTTTCGGAAGATCATAAGTCGACTCCGACATACTGCAGCAGATCCCGATGTAAAAAATGACTCACAGGTATCTTGAGTTCCGACCAGACTCCCTTCCTTTTAAATCTGACTTTTATCTGCTCAGGCGAAATCAGAGTATCCTTAGCACTGTACAATCCAAACCACTTTTTATCGAAGGTTGCGTTCGACTCTAGCTGTTGAGTAGCAGCGTAGTCATTGTAATCCTGCCAACCATAGTACTCGAAGCGAATATCTTCAAACCCGTTTATGATAGTTATTTCATCCTGGTAGTCGCCAATATCGTCTTCGGAGAGTAAAGGTTGCGTTGCAATGGGGTATTCCCGATAGACAAGCTTTACCATACCAGAATCTAGCTGGACAACATTAATTTCAAAAGCAACAGCGGTATCTTCAGAGGCGATTGAAACGTTTGAAATAGCGCGTATCAGTGAATCGCCTCCTTCAAAGTAAACATACCCTCCTCTGTTGCCACCTTTGAAAACTATAGGTTTTATATTACGAATCAGCCTCTGCAGTGTGATAACACCTCTTACCTCAGCAAGATCACTGCGAAAGTCGCCCAGTTCTTTTTGCCAGTACACCGAATAAGTCTGATAACCAAATGTGCCAATAAAAATCATCATCATAAGGATGGTGATTGCCACAAGAGTTTCGATCAGGGTGAATCCTGCTTGATTGTTTAAAGCGCTTTTTGCCATGAAACTGCTTCAAAACTATGCTGAGATTGTCGATTGTTGTAGCGGCTAATAAGGTTGACGCGCCAAAGATAAGCTTGTGTATCAGATTGGCGAACTTCCCGATTGTCAGCATCATAAAAAGCCACAACGGGCTTTGTTTCAATTAGCTCTGCAGTCCACTGATACTCAACCCCAAGGAAGACCGCACTGCCGCTGTTTTCCCCTGCCTGAATATCAAGCGAAATATGTTCAGACAGAACAGGAATATAATTGTTTAATTTTAGAGATTCACTGGCGGCAAGCGAGCTTTTCACGGCACCTGTATAGCTAATAGTGACAGTCGCTAACACCAGGAACAAGATAAATGCAGCAACTAACACCTCAATCAGTGAAAACCCCTCAATTCGTTGTTGCATCATTGTAGATTTCATCTAAATAAATTGTTTTTGTCATTCCGTTGACTGCGAGTTCGATTCGGTTCGCGTCAATTAATCCAAGGCGATTCACATTAAAATCGGTCTCAGAAAACATCAAATAGTTAAATGTTTTTTCAAATACCTGCGACTTACCCGAATAAATTTGCATCTGATTTTCAGACAACTTAATAGACAGGCGCTTTTCCAACACAAAAGCTTTAGATGAAGCAAGAATAAATGTCTGTTCCAGATCTTGTATCTCTGCTTTGGCGCGAAACTTAGTAACGCCATCCACCACAAGCCCGCCCGCTAATCCCGTTGCGGTAATAATGATGGTCATCACTACTAACAGCTCAACTAGTGTAAAACCGGATTGTTTAGATGGAAATATCATTTACCGACACAACACTGAGTAACATTGTAATGACAACACTACCTACAATGCCTCCCATCACTAAAATCAGAAGAGGTTCAAGAATATTGGTTACGCGATCAGTCCAGCCTTCAAATTCTGTTTTACTTCTTTGTGCGATCTCGTTAAAAATCTTTGCCAGCTCGCCGCTTTCTTCTCCAACCTCTAACAGTGAAATATAAAAAGAAGGGTAAATTGGTGTCATCGACAGGCTTTTCGCTAACGGTTCGCCTTTTTTGATTTTATTATTAGCAATGTCCAGGCTATTTCGTATCACTGGATTTTGAATATTCGCTATAGCGGCACTTATTGCGTGATCCACCTTAACACCGGCACTCACCATCAAAGCCATTGCTGAGTTAAAGCGTATTCTTTCCACTTGTTTAATCAAATCTGAAATTATGGGCACAGATAGAAAATACTGTGCCATCCTGGTTCTGAAAGCGGGCGACTTCCATTGGTAGGCAATAGCAAAAATCACCGCCACAATCCCAGCTAGTAACCACAATTGATAGTTGATCATCCATTCGCTGGCCCCTAGCAACAATCGGGTATAGACAGGGATATCATCATTTTTATCAAAAATACTGCCCATCTGTGGCACGATGTAATTAAACACAAACAGCACACACATAACACATACGAACAGAATAACTGACGGGTAAGTTAACGCCTGAACAATTTTGGCGCGCAAGGATTGCTGAAACTTTAAGTCACTTGCCAGTCCGGCAAAAACTTGGGGCAATTTACCCGATTTCTCACCAATGGCGATTAAATTGATGTACAGCGGGTCAAAATCATTACGACTTGTTTTAAAGGCATCCGATACGCTACTCCCGCCTTTTAATTTCTTGAGTATTTCAGCTACGACCCGTGAAGTGCTGGGGTCTTTTTTGGAACGCGCGATAATTTCAAGGCCCTTATCGACCTTAACACCACTGTTTAGCAAGATAGCGAGTTCAGAAGTGAGAAACTCCATGTCTTTCAGGCTCAGATTTTGAGACTGGAAAGGCAGTTTTATGTTTATGGATTGAGATTGAAGGGACACACTTGCTACCATCAACCCCTCGGAGGACAGTGAATGCCGCAAAGCATTTACATCAGATGCCTCCCTGTAATCTTCGATAGAATGCCCTTGTTTATCATAGGCTTTAAACTTGTATAGTGGCATCAGGAACAAACTCTCAACACTTCGGCAATAGTTGTTTTACCTTGAGCGGCTTTGAGTAGCCCGTCCTCAAATAAAGTCCTGTTACCCAATTTCTGATTGTAACTTTTTGCTGCTGGTAAAAACTGGCTATCTTTTTTCATCGCTTTGACGGTGGAATCGTTCGGCAAATATTCAAGTATCGACATTCTGCCTTTGTACCCGGTGCCACCGCATTCATCACAGCCTTTCTCCTGCAGGAACTGCGGAGAATGTATTTCAAATCGATTCAATAATTCATCAAGGTTAAGATGAGAAAACTGGGTTAAATCCGTCTCTATGACCGCACAGTGATGACACACTCTGCGAACCAGTCTCTGTGCGACAACAGAAATGATAGCCGCGTTGAGAAGAAACTCTTCTACTCCTAAATCCACAAGTCGGGTGTAGGCTCCAGGTGCGTCGTTAGTGTGCACCGTACTAAAAACCAGGTGACCTGTAAGTGCAGACTGCATTGCTATGCGCGCGGTTTCCTGATCACGGATCTCACCTAACATAATAATATCGGGGTCTTGTCGTACAATACTTCGCAAGCCTGCGGCAAAATCAAATCCAATATCTGCATTCACCTGAACCTGATTAATGCCCGGTAATTGATATTCCACGGGGTCTTCTAAGGTAATTATTTTTACGCTATCGTTATTTAATTCATTGAGAAAGGTATAAAGGCTGGTGGTTTTACCCGAACCCGTTGGACCTGTTAACAAGATGACGCCTGCAGTTGCCTTGAGATCTTGCTTGATTTTGACTTCCAGGTCTTCTGAAATTCCCAAGTTTGCCATGTCATACCTGACCGCATCTTTTCGCAAAAATCTCAGTACAACACTTTCACCTTTGCCCAGAGGCAATATCGAGACCCGTATATCCAGTTCAACATTTGAGGCTTTGGTTTCAATCTTTCCATCTTGAGGACGTCTTTTCTCTGCAATGTCCATATTGGACAATATTTTGATTCGAGAAATAACAGGAACGCTAAGTGTGGAGGGTAACAAACCCTCATCTTTTAACACCCCATCAACCCTGTAGCGGACTCGGTAACGTCCCGATACAGGCTCAATATGTAAATCTGATGCTCGCCACTTAACGCCTTTGGCAATTAAATTATTGAGCAGATTAACAGTTGGGGCTTCTGAAGCGAGTTCTCTTAAGCGGTCTTCCTCAAGATTATTGAGCTCACCGGCCTTGTCTTCAGTTATCTCTGACTGAATTAAAGTGCTCAACTTTTCAGCATCATCTTTAGTTATCAGGGTGATAGCCGGAGTAATTGAGTTCTGATTCAGGTATTGGTTAACGTCCCAATCGAGTGGGTCACAGGTGTAAAAACTGGAGTGGCTTTCTGAACAGGGTATCCAGTGGTTTTTAACCAAAAAATTGGTGTCTAAATCGGAGACCCATTCTGGTAACGAGTATGATTCCTCATTTATGGGTAAATCAGACGCTAATTCTAAACCCAGTATTTGCGAATATAGTGGTGGTAAGGCATCCTCTGACAGGCTGCCCATATTGACCAGAAGCTTCTCTAGACGACCGCCGTACTTTTCCTGGTAACTTGATGCTTTTTCAAGATCTACAGGACTGACACCAAACTGCTCCTGCAGTATTACTGCAATATTCATCCGCTTACTTTAATATCTTCGTTTTCACCATCACCGCCTTGCTGACCGTCTTTGCCAAGCGACATTATCACATAACTTGCTCCATCAGGGCCTGGCGTGGTCAACATGTACGGGTTTCCCCACGGATCCACCGGTAGTTTCTTGATATACGGGCCGTCCCAACCAGCCACATCACTTTTGGTCAAACTATTCAGGTCCTCAGGGTAGTCTCCAACATCGAGGTAATAGGTATCCAATGCAGTTTCAAACATTTGCATTTGTGCTTTTGCCGTACTCTGTTTTGAGCTCCCTATTTTTGAAAACATTTCAGGCGCCACAAGCGAACCTAACAGGCCGATAATGACAATAACGATCAATAATTCTACCAATGTAAAACCAGAATTAACTTTCATAAAATACCTCTTAAGATTGCGCCCCATCTTAAAGTGCAATAATTAACGACAACTGAATAAATTTATTTAATTGACGGAAAGCTTATTAGACAGGAGTTTTCGGATAAACTTGCTTACTTTCCATGCGTGTTTAAGGGCATAAAAATACACAACAAAAACCAACATAAACATCGCAAACATAAAACTCTCAGGCCACTGATAGTATTCACCACACAATCCAAATGCAGCAAATAACAGGGAAGCAAATGTGATCAACATCAGCGCCGATTTTGCAGACAAACCTAACCGCATAACGATATGGTGCACATGCTCTTTATCGGGTTGGAAAGGAGAGCGCTTTTTAATGATGCGCCGAATAGTGATGGCACACATATCAAGAAACGGAATAGCGATTAACCATAGCGCTGTAACGGGCCTGAATGAAGCCTCCTGACCTTGGCTACCGATAACTAACAACCAGACAATACTTAGCCCGACAAACATACTGCCGGCATCTCCCATAAATATCTTCTTTGCTTTACCACCCACAAGTCCCAAATTAAAAAATAAAAATGGGACGATCGACGCCGACAAAATCAAAGGTAAAATAAACAGAGGTTGGCCGCCAAACATCATCAGTACTGCAATGCCAGTGAACGCTACCAAGCTCAACATCCCTGCTAATCCGTCAATACCATCGGTCATATTAAACGCATTGATTGCAGCAATGGTGGCTAAAATAGTCATTGGGTAGCCAAACCAGCCTAAATTCGTATTAAGCCCAAACAAAATATTGCCAAAATCTGACAGATGCAGTCCAGCGCCATACACCATTAACGAAGCAATAAGAACTTGGGCGATTATTCTCACGCCTACTGATAAATCCTTATAGTCGTCCAACGCCCCCAAAAGCACAATCAGACCGGACGAAATCAAATAGATGTTTACGATTTGACCTTCGGGTAACAAAATCGAGCTAGCAGTAAGCACCCCAAGATAGACTGCAATTCCACCAACAAGAGGGACTTCACCTGAATGAATTTTTCTGTGATTAGGGATATCAACAAGCCCCACCTTGAGGGCAAAGGGCTTAACCACCCTTATTGCTGTATAACAAGCAATCGAAGCCAAAAGT includes these proteins:
- the gspG gene encoding type II secretion system major pseudopilin GspG — its product is MKVNSGFTLVELLIVIVIIGLLGSLVAPEMFSKIGSSKQSTAKAQMQMFETALDTYYLDVGDYPEDLNSLTKSDVAGWDGPYIKKLPVDPWGNPYMLTTPGPDGASYVIMSLGKDGQQGGDGENEDIKVSG
- a CDS encoding prepilin-type N-terminal cleavage/methylation domain-containing protein; the encoded protein is MAKSALNNQAGFTLIETLVAITILMMMIFIGTFGYQTYSVYWQKELGDFRSDLAEVRGVITLQRLIRNIKPIVFKGGNRGGYVYFEGGDSLIRAISNVSIASEDTAVAFEINVVQLDSGMVKLVYREYPIATQPLLSEDDIGDYQDEITIINGFEDIRFEYYGWQDYNDYAATQQLESNATFDKKWFGLYSAKDTLISPEQIKVRFKRKGVWSELKIPVSHFLHRDLLQYVGVDL
- a CDS encoding type II secretion system F family protein; the protein is MPLYKFKAYDKQGHSIEDYREASDVNALRHSLSSEGLMVASVSLQSQSINIKLPFQSQNLSLKDMEFLTSELAILLNSGVKVDKGLEIIARSKKDPSTSRVVAEILKKLKGGSSVSDAFKTSRNDFDPLYINLIAIGEKSGKLPQVFAGLASDLKFQQSLRAKIVQALTYPSVILFVCVMCVLFVFNYIVPQMGSIFDKNDDIPVYTRLLLGASEWMINYQLWLLAGIVAVIFAIAYQWKSPAFRTRMAQYFLSVPIISDLIKQVERIRFNSAMALMVSAGVKVDHAISAAIANIQNPVIRNSLDIANNKIKKGEPLAKSLSMTPIYPSFYISLLEVGEESGELAKIFNEIAQRSKTEFEGWTDRVTNILEPLLILVMGGIVGSVVITMLLSVVSVNDISI
- a CDS encoding pilus assembly FimT family protein yields the protein MIFPSKQSGFTLVELLVVMTIIITATGLAGGLVVDGVTKFRAKAEIQDLEQTFILASSKAFVLEKRLSIKLSENQMQIYSGKSQVFEKTFNYLMFSETDFNVNRLGLIDANRIELAVNGMTKTIYLDEIYNDATTN
- a CDS encoding type II secretion system protein, producing MMQQRIEGFSLIEVLVAAFILFLVLATVTISYTGAVKSSLAASESLKLNNYIPVLSEHISLDIQAGENSGSAVFLGVEYQWTAELIETKPVVAFYDADNREVRQSDTQAYLWRVNLISRYNNRQSQHSFEAVSWQKAL
- the wecA gene encoding UDP-N-acetylglucosamine--undecaprenyl-phosphate N-acetylglucosaminephosphotransferase, coding for MISITTLLALLLASIACYTAIRVVKPFALKVGLVDIPNHRKIHSGEVPLVGGIAVYLGVLTASSILLPEGQIVNIYLISSGLIVLLGALDDYKDLSVGVRIIAQVLIASLMVYGAGLHLSDFGNILFGLNTNLGWFGYPMTILATIAAINAFNMTDGIDGLAGMLSLVAFTGIAVLMMFGGQPLFILPLILSASIVPFLFFNLGLVGGKAKKIFMGDAGSMFVGLSIVWLLVIGSQGQEASFRPVTALWLIAIPFLDMCAITIRRIIKKRSPFQPDKEHVHHIVMRLGLSAKSALMLITFASLLFAAFGLCGEYYQWPESFMFAMFMLVFVVYFYALKHAWKVSKFIRKLLSNKLSVN
- a CDS encoding GspE/PulE family protein translates to MNIAVILQEQFGVSPVDLEKASSYQEKYGGRLEKLLVNMGSLSEDALPPLYSQILGLELASDLPINEESYSLPEWVSDLDTNFLVKNHWIPCSESHSSFYTCDPLDWDVNQYLNQNSITPAITLITKDDAEKLSTLIQSEITEDKAGELNNLEEDRLRELASEAPTVNLLNNLIAKGVKWRASDLHIEPVSGRYRVRYRVDGVLKDEGLLPSTLSVPVISRIKILSNMDIAEKRRPQDGKIETKASNVELDIRVSILPLGKGESVVLRFLRKDAVRYDMANLGISEDLEVKIKQDLKATAGVILLTGPTGSGKTTSLYTFLNELNNDSVKIITLEDPVEYQLPGINQVQVNADIGFDFAAGLRSIVRQDPDIIMLGEIRDQETARIAMQSALTGHLVFSTVHTNDAPGAYTRLVDLGVEEFLLNAAIISVVAQRLVRRVCHHCAVIETDLTQFSHLNLDELLNRFEIHSPQFLQEKGCDECGGTGYKGRMSILEYLPNDSTVKAMKKDSQFLPAAKSYNQKLGNRTLFEDGLLKAAQGKTTIAEVLRVCS